A region of Staphylococcus sp. IVB6181 DNA encodes the following proteins:
- a CDS encoding CsbA family protein, with amino-acid sequence MVLIWYLCASFFPCILVVLFSVVTKNKWVGAIVTLMLIGGSIYKGFFHSEWIIFIDVVSLLAGFVIVDQLKLHQHHEDDR; translated from the coding sequence ATGGTTCTCATTTGGTATCTTTGCGCCTCATTTTTCCCCTGTATCTTAGTGGTACTATTCAGTGTCGTTACTAAGAACAAATGGGTCGGTGCAATTGTAACGTTGATGTTAATCGGTGGTTCGATTTATAAAGGATTCTTTCACAGCGAGTGGATTATATTTATAGATGTCGTTTCATTGTTGGCAGGCTTTGTCATCGTGGATCAATTAAAACTGCATCAACATCATGAAGATGACCGTTAA
- the hpf gene encoding ribosome hibernation-promoting factor, HPF/YfiA family, which produces MIRFEIHGDNLTITDAIRNYIEDKVGKLERYFTNVPNVDAHVKVKTYANSSTKIEVTIPLKDVTLRAEERNDDLYAGIDLITNKLERQVRKYKTRVNRKKRKENEKEPFPAIPETPPEAADQDKDDEIEIIRSKQFSLKPMDSEEAVLQMDLLGHDFFIFTDRDTDGTSIVYRRKDGKYGLIETVEN; this is translated from the coding sequence ATGATTAGATTTGAAATTCATGGAGACAACCTCACTATTACAGACGCAATCCGTAATTACATTGAGGACAAAGTTGGTAAACTAGAACGTTACTTTACAAATGTGCCGAACGTTGATGCACATGTAAAAGTAAAAACTTACGCAAATTCAAGCACTAAAATTGAAGTGACAATTCCGCTTAAAGACGTGACACTTCGTGCAGAAGAAAGAAACGATGATTTATATGCGGGAATTGATTTAATTACTAATAAATTAGAACGTCAAGTGCGTAAGTACAAAACACGCGTAAATCGTAAAAAACGCAAAGAGAATGAGAAAGAACCATTCCCAGCTATTCCAGAAACACCTCCGGAAGCAGCTGATCAAGATAAAGATGATGAAATCGAAATCATCCGTTCTAAACAATTCAGCTTGAAACCAATGGATTCTGAAGAAGCAGTATTGCAAATGGACTTATTAGGCCATGACTTCTTCATTTTCACAGACCGTGATACAGATGGTACAAGCATCGTTTACCGCAGAAAAGATGGTAAATACGGTTTAATCGAAACAGTTGAAAATTAA
- a CDS encoding DEAD/DEAH box helicase family protein, protein MFEGGIIIIKHYGKLVRNTAHLTDETILYQGPGVLKDSKGKWYCRQCATPNQHDYYTYTSAFHQQTITYCRRCLQLGRMDTVQMIAVTETAHYKSSGEYHLDFQLSQQQAYASSHIIRAIQTQEMLLLYAVTGAGKTEMMFEGIRYARQAGLNVAIVSPRVDVVVEISKRIIEAFSHEAIDVLYQGQSQKYCGHFVVATVHQLYRFKQHFDVIFIDEVDAFPLAMDPLLIHASASCYSHIYMTATPSKHLLKQFKKENIITLPARYHRKPLPVPKFRYFKFKPQRLQPYLLKLLQKQIENKRVTLVFFNQIEAMEQALVHYQKYFDDLAAVHSEDALRFEKVEALRAGKHRIIFTTTILERGFTMAHLDVIVLESQTFQAAALVQIAGRTGRKLQDTSGNVLFLHNGVTLAMLSAKRQIQRMNRLGFEKGWLDAEM, encoded by the coding sequence TTGTTTGAAGGAGGAATCATAATAATTAAACACTACGGCAAACTCGTCAGAAATACAGCCCATCTGACAGATGAAACAATCCTATATCAAGGACCTGGTGTCTTAAAAGACAGCAAAGGCAAATGGTATTGCCGACAATGCGCAACACCGAATCAACACGATTATTATACGTATACATCTGCCTTTCATCAGCAGACCATTACTTACTGCAGAAGGTGCTTGCAGCTGGGTCGGATGGATACAGTGCAAATGATTGCTGTGACAGAAACTGCACATTATAAAAGTTCGGGGGAATACCATTTAGATTTCCAACTCTCGCAGCAGCAAGCGTATGCTTCGTCGCATATTATCAGAGCTATTCAAACACAAGAAATGCTGCTGTTATATGCAGTGACAGGGGCAGGGAAGACAGAAATGATGTTTGAAGGCATTCGATATGCCAGACAAGCGGGGCTGAATGTAGCGATTGTATCGCCAAGAGTCGATGTTGTCGTTGAAATCAGCAAGCGTATTATCGAAGCATTTTCTCATGAAGCAATTGATGTGTTATATCAAGGACAGTCACAAAAGTACTGCGGGCATTTTGTAGTTGCTACGGTCCATCAATTGTATCGGTTCAAACAACATTTCGACGTCATTTTTATTGATGAAGTGGATGCTTTCCCGCTTGCGATGGATCCGCTGCTGATTCATGCTTCTGCATCTTGCTATAGTCATATTTATATGACTGCTACTCCCTCTAAACACTTGTTAAAGCAGTTCAAAAAAGAAAATATTATTACTTTGCCGGCACGTTATCATAGAAAGCCGCTGCCTGTACCGAAGTTTCGCTATTTTAAATTCAAACCACAGCGCTTGCAGCCATATTTACTGAAACTGTTGCAAAAACAGATTGAAAACAAACGTGTTACTTTAGTGTTCTTTAACCAAATCGAAGCAATGGAACAAGCTTTAGTGCATTATCAAAAGTATTTTGATGATTTAGCAGCGGTGCACAGTGAAGATGCACTGCGTTTTGAAAAAGTTGAAGCATTAAGAGCGGGTAAACACCGAATTATTTTTACGACGACTATTTTAGAACGCGGCTTTACTATGGCACATTTAGATGTCATTGTACTAGAGAGTCAAACCTTCCAAGCTGCAGCACTTGTTCAGATTGCGGGGCGTACGGGACGGAAATTGCAAGATACATCAGGCAATGTACTATTTCTGCATAATGGTGTAACTTTAGCGATGCTCAGTGCAAAGCGCCAAATTCAGCGTATGAATCGCTTAGGATTTGAGAAGGGGTGGTTAGATGCCGAGATGTAA
- the prfB gene encoding peptide chain release factor 2 (programmed frameshift), translating into MELSEIKRNIVNYDEKLEQLRGSLDLEEKETNIQEYEEMMTEPNFWDDQNKAQEIIDKNNALKSVVQGYRDLEAEIEDMTATHELLQEEYDEDLKADLEEETNNFKEKLDQFELQLLLNGPYDVNNAILELHPGAGGTESQDWASMLLRMYQRYAENKGFKVEMADYLPGDEAGVKSVTLVIKGHNAYGYLKAEKGVHRLVRISPFDSSGRRHTSFVSCDVIPEFSNNEIEIDINPDDITVDTFRASGAGGQHINKTESAIRITHHPTGIVVNNQNERSQIKNREAAMKMLKSKLYQLKLEEQEREMAEIRGEQKDIGWGSQIRSYVFHPYSMVKDHRTNEETGNVNAVMDGDIGPFIEAYLRTQMDNREA; encoded by the exons ATGGAGCTATCTGAAATTAAGCGCAACATAGTCAATTACGACGAAAAATTAGAACAACTTAGGGGGTCTCTT GACTTAGAGGAAAAAGAGACAAACATCCAAGAATATGAAGAAATGATGACAGAACCGAATTTCTGGGATGATCAAAATAAAGCGCAAGAAATTATAGATAAAAACAATGCGTTGAAATCAGTGGTACAAGGTTACCGTGATTTAGAAGCAGAAATCGAAGATATGACAGCCACACATGAGCTGCTGCAAGAAGAATATGACGAAGACTTAAAAGCGGATCTGGAAGAAGAAACCAACAACTTCAAAGAAAAACTGGACCAATTCGAATTGCAGCTGTTATTAAACGGACCTTATGATGTCAATAATGCGATTCTTGAATTGCATCCGGGTGCCGGCGGTACAGAATCGCAAGACTGGGCAAGTATGTTATTGCGTATGTATCAGCGCTATGCAGAGAATAAAGGCTTTAAAGTAGAAATGGCGGATTATCTGCCAGGTGATGAAGCGGGCGTTAAGAGTGTTACTTTAGTGATTAAAGGACATAACGCTTATGGTTATTTAAAAGCTGAGAAAGGTGTACATCGTCTCGTACGTATTTCACCATTCGACTCTTCAGGCCGACGTCATACATCATTCGTTTCATGTGATGTGATTCCTGAATTCAGCAATAATGAAATCGAAATCGACATTAACCCGGATGATATTACAGTAGATACGTTCCGTGCATCAGGTGCCGGCGGTCAGCACATCAACAAAACAGAATCTGCAATTCGTATTACCCACCATCCTACAGGTATTGTAGTAAACAACCAAAACGAACGTTCTCAAATCAAGAACCGTGAAGCAGCAATGAAAATGCTGAAATCGAAATTGTATCAATTGAAATTAGAAGAACAAGAACGTGAAATGGCAGAAATCCGAGGCGAACAAAAAGACATCGGATGGGGCAGCCAAATTCGTTCTTATGTCTTCCATCCGTATTCAATGGTTAAAGATCATCGTACAAATGAAGAAACAGGTAATGTGAATGCGGTGATGGATGGAGATATCGGTCCATTCATCGAAGCTTACTTGCGTACACAAATGGATAATCGCGAAGCTTAA
- the uvrB gene encoding excinuclease ABC subunit UvrB, producing MEHHPFKVVSEFTPQGDQPAAIEKISKGIKEGKHHQTLLGATGTGKTFTMSNVIQQAGKPTLVLAHNKTLAGQLYNEFKAFFPENRVEYFVSFYDYYQPEAYVPSTDTFIEKDATINDEIDQLRHSATSSLFERDDVIVVASVSSIFGLGDPSEYSSLVVNVRRGMEMDRSQFLRGLVDIQYTRNDIDFKRGTFRVRGDVVEVFPASRDEMCIRVEFFGDEIDRISEVNYLTGEVLRERDHFSIYPASHFVTRDEKLELAIQRIEKELADRLKYLRENNKLLEAQRLEQRTNYDLEMMREMGFVSGIENYSVHLNLRDYGSTPYTLLDYFGDDWLIMIDESHVTLPQIRGMYNGDRARKQVLIDHGFRLPSALDNRPLTFEEFEKKAHQLVYVSATPGPYELEHSDEVVEQIIRPTGLLDPKIDVRPTKNQIDDLLSEIQDRIDKNERVLITTLTKKMSEDLTTYMKEAGIKVNYLHSEIKTLERIEIIRDLRMGTYDAVVGINLLREGIDIPEVSLVVILDADKEGFLRSERSLVQTIGRAARNEHGQVIMYADKITDSMKYAMDETERRRKIQQAYNEEHGITPKTIKKKIHDVISATVETEEENEQEQKVVPKKLTKKEREKTIENVEKEMKQAAKALDFERATELRDMLFELKAER from the coding sequence ATGGAACATCATCCATTTAAAGTGGTTTCAGAGTTTACACCTCAAGGAGACCAGCCTGCCGCAATTGAAAAGATTTCTAAAGGAATTAAGGAAGGCAAACATCATCAAACTTTGCTCGGTGCAACAGGGACAGGTAAAACTTTCACAATGAGCAACGTAATTCAACAAGCCGGCAAGCCTACATTAGTACTTGCCCACAACAAGACTTTAGCAGGTCAGTTATATAACGAATTCAAAGCATTTTTCCCAGAAAACAGAGTAGAATATTTTGTCAGTTTCTATGATTATTATCAACCAGAAGCTTATGTACCCTCTACGGATACATTTATCGAAAAAGATGCGACAATTAACGATGAAATCGACCAATTACGCCACTCAGCTACAAGTTCATTATTCGAGCGCGATGATGTAATTGTAGTTGCCAGTGTCAGCAGTATCTTTGGTTTAGGGGATCCGTCTGAATACAGCAGTTTAGTTGTCAACGTGCGTCGAGGCATGGAAATGGACCGCAGCCAATTCTTGCGTGGATTAGTTGATATCCAATATACACGTAACGATATCGACTTCAAACGCGGCACATTCAGAGTACGCGGCGATGTGGTAGAAGTCTTCCCGGCGTCTCGTGATGAAATGTGTATTCGTGTCGAATTCTTCGGTGATGAAATCGATCGTATCAGCGAAGTGAACTATTTAACAGGAGAAGTACTGCGTGAAAGAGACCACTTCTCTATATATCCGGCATCCCACTTCGTAACGCGTGATGAAAAGTTAGAGTTAGCCATCCAACGTATTGAAAAGGAACTTGCAGACCGTCTGAAATATTTAAGAGAAAATAATAAATTGTTAGAAGCGCAAAGACTGGAACAACGTACCAACTATGATTTGGAAATGATGAGAGAGATGGGCTTTGTTTCAGGAATCGAGAACTATTCTGTGCATTTGAACTTAAGAGACTATGGTTCTACACCTTATACGTTGCTTGATTATTTCGGTGATGATTGGCTGATTATGATTGATGAATCACACGTGACTTTACCGCAAATCAGAGGGATGTATAACGGTGACAGAGCACGTAAACAAGTGCTGATCGATCACGGTTTCAGATTGCCGAGTGCTTTAGATAACAGACCTTTAACGTTTGAAGAGTTTGAAAAGAAAGCACATCAATTGGTTTACGTTTCAGCAACACCAGGTCCTTATGAATTAGAACATTCAGATGAAGTGGTTGAGCAGATTATTCGACCGACAGGATTGCTGGACCCTAAAATAGATGTCCGTCCGACGAAAAATCAAATTGATGATTTATTAAGCGAGATTCAAGATAGAATCGATAAAAACGAACGTGTACTCATTACGACATTAACGAAAAAAATGAGTGAAGATTTAACGACTTATATGAAAGAAGCAGGTATCAAAGTCAACTATCTGCATTCTGAAATCAAGACATTAGAACGTATCGAAATCATTCGCGACTTAAGAATGGGCACTTATGATGCGGTTGTCGGTATCAACTTATTAAGAGAAGGTATCGATATACCGGAAGTATCGTTAGTGGTGATACTTGATGCAGATAAAGAAGGTTTCTTGCGTTCAGAGCGTTCGTTAGTTCAAACTATTGGCCGTGCAGCACGTAACGAGCATGGGCAAGTGATTATGTACGCAGACAAAATTACAGATTCTATGAAATATGCGATGGATGAAACAGAACGCCGTCGCAAGATTCAACAAGCGTATAACGAAGAACATGGTATTACACCGAAAACAATCAAGAAGAAAATTCATGATGTTATCAGTGCTACTGTGGAAACAGAAGAAGAAAACGAACAAGAACAAAAAGTAGTACCTAAGAAATTAACGAAAAAAGAACGTGAAAAAACGATTGAAAATGTAGAAAAAGAAATGAAACAAGCAGCAAAAGCATTAGACTTTGAAAGAGCAACAGAATTACGAGACATGTTGTTTGAACTCAAAGCAGAAAGATGA
- a CDS encoding CHAP domain-containing protein yields the protein MKKALLLSASSLTLLTSLNGVASAEQTHVVKEDAKLSEVAALFATTTDEIKNLNQLNQDEVKKETSLVLPDTDVVEVKAGDTLKSIAKAHNITLDTLYKLNPGVSHVILPGDILAVSEKGATHLEALYTGKAVPTEAQASQSKQDTAAPKAAANYDAPANTTAAPVNYTSDAAYNSYNTNYTSYEAPAYNATETYSAPAASYSAPSYQTSAPSYYSGANLYTAGQCTYYAFSRAGGNIGSTWGNANNWANAAAAAGRTVNNTPAAGSIMQSSAGAYGHVAYVEGVNSDGSVRVSEMNYGYGPGVVTSRTISAGQAGGYNYIH from the coding sequence ATGAAGAAAGCTTTATTACTATCAGCATCATCACTAACTTTACTAACATCATTAAATGGTGTTGCATCTGCAGAACAAACACACGTAGTTAAAGAAGATGCTAAGTTAAGCGAAGTTGCAGCTTTGTTTGCCACTACTACAGACGAGATTAAAAATTTAAACCAATTAAACCAAGATGAAGTTAAAAAAGAGACTTCTCTAGTTTTACCTGACACAGACGTTGTAGAAGTCAAAGCTGGAGATACTTTAAAATCAATCGCAAAAGCACATAATATTACATTAGATACATTGTACAAATTAAACCCAGGTGTTTCTCACGTTATCTTACCTGGAGATATCTTAGCAGTTTCAGAAAAAGGCGCAACACATTTAGAAGCATTATATACTGGTAAAGCTGTACCAACTGAAGCACAAGCATCACAATCAAAACAAGATACAGCAGCTCCAAAAGCAGCTGCAAACTACGATGCACCGGCAAATACAACAGCAGCACCTGTAAACTATACATCAGATGCAGCTTACAACAGCTACAATACAAATTATACAAGCTATGAAGCACCAGCTTACAACGCTACTGAAACATACAGTGCGCCAGCAGCTTCATACAGCGCTCCATCATACCAAACAAGTGCACCATCTTACTATTCAGGTGCTAACTTATACACTGCAGGACAATGTACTTATTATGCATTCAGTCGTGCAGGCGGCAACATCGGATCAACTTGGGGTAATGCAAATAACTGGGCGAACGCAGCAGCAGCGGCAGGACGTACAGTTAACAATACACCAGCAGCTGGTTCAATCATGCAATCATCAGCAGGTGCTTACGGTCACGTAGCATACGTTGAAGGTGTTAACAGCGACGGTTCAGTTCGCGTATCTGAAATGAACTACGGTTACGGCCCAGGTGTTGTAACTTCACGTACAATTTCAGCAGGTCAAGCAGGCGGATATAACTACATCCACTAA
- a CDS encoding ISL3 family transposase has protein sequence MCNDTLEILRIKDKNIKFVSQDIDVIVKGKKSTVVNAVLTYKPSACPCCGIKNEGQIHKHGKRVSRITLLKTQGYNTYLNLAKQRFKCLECNTTFTAETDVVDKTRFISNYVNQKIIEEATKVKTEIDTAEDNCVSPSTVRRIRNKAVNTLLIKPFDNLPEHLAMDEFRSVKSVTGLMSFIFINNDTHEFLDVLENRTSGYLKAYFERFDRKNRLKVKTITIDMFEPYLFLFKKLFPNASIIFDRFHIVQHMNRELNFYRREVMNRYKDKEGREYPVLKNKWRLLLTDKRKLFMMDGIWDGSFRCYKKGYDLVNFMLQTDEKLKNSYELVHDLRESLKLCNWKDFINRLNDVDKNSISKNIWKVVTFFRKHQEILRNTIYNPLLNNGAIEGINNKIKLIKRISYGYRSFNNLRNRIMLVFSLFKNKKKKTTRPVHRMVV, from the coding sequence ATGTGTAATGATACATTAGAAATACTAAGAATAAAAGATAAAAATATCAAATTTGTTAGCCAAGATATTGATGTAATAGTAAAAGGAAAGAAGTCTACGGTTGTTAATGCTGTACTTACGTATAAGCCTTCGGCTTGTCCTTGCTGCGGAATTAAAAATGAAGGACAAATTCATAAGCATGGTAAACGAGTTTCTCGTATTACCTTGCTTAAAACTCAAGGCTATAATACATATCTAAACTTAGCCAAACAGCGCTTTAAGTGTTTAGAGTGTAATACAACTTTTACTGCTGAAACTGATGTCGTAGATAAGACACGATTTATTTCTAATTATGTGAATCAAAAAATAATTGAAGAAGCCACGAAAGTCAAAACAGAAATAGATACTGCAGAAGACAACTGTGTTTCTCCATCTACAGTACGTCGTATTCGAAATAAAGCAGTCAATACTTTACTTATCAAGCCTTTCGATAATCTACCTGAACATTTGGCAATGGATGAATTTAGAAGTGTAAAGAGTGTGACTGGCTTAATGAGTTTTATATTTATTAACAATGACACACATGAATTTCTAGATGTCTTAGAAAACAGAACTTCGGGTTATTTAAAAGCTTATTTTGAACGCTTTGATCGAAAAAATAGACTTAAAGTTAAAACAATTACCATTGATATGTTTGAACCCTATTTATTCTTATTTAAAAAGCTCTTTCCTAATGCATCTATAATCTTTGATAGATTTCATATCGTTCAGCACATGAATAGAGAGTTAAACTTCTATCGCAGAGAAGTAATGAATCGTTATAAAGACAAAGAAGGAAGGGAATACCCTGTTTTAAAGAACAAATGGAGACTTCTTTTAACAGACAAACGTAAACTCTTCATGATGGATGGTATTTGGGATGGTTCCTTTAGATGTTATAAAAAAGGTTATGATCTAGTGAATTTTATGCTTCAAACAGATGAAAAGTTAAAAAATTCATACGAACTAGTACATGATTTACGCGAAAGTTTAAAATTATGTAATTGGAAAGATTTTATCAATCGTTTGAACGACGTTGATAAAAACTCAATCAGTAAAAACATATGGAAAGTAGTAACATTTTTTAGAAAGCATCAAGAAATACTTCGAAATACGATTTACAATCCCTTATTAAATAACGGTGCAATCGAGGGTATTAACAATAAAATAAAGCTAATTAAGCGAATTTCATATGGATACAGAAGTTTTAATAACTTAAGAAACCGTATAATGCTGGTATTTAGTTTATTTAAAAACAAAAAGAAAAAGACAACCAGACCCGTACATCGGATGGTTGTCTAA
- a CDS encoding YfbR-like 5'-deoxynucleotidase → MGVHQYFKRLSDLEKLIRLPGKFKYFEHNVAAHSFKVTKIAQYLGTVEEQHGNTIDWKSLYEKALNHDFAEVFTGDIKTPVKYASSDLKKLFSQVEEEMVDNFIREEFPEEYQDVYRERLQEGKDDSLEGQILAVADKIDLLYETFGEIQKRNPDSLFFEIYEMSLETIMQFDHLVSVQDFIDNVIPEMLTENFIPRSELRELTMSILNKRDG, encoded by the coding sequence GTGGGTGTACATCAATATTTTAAAAGACTGTCTGATTTAGAAAAGCTGATACGCTTGCCTGGTAAGTTTAAGTATTTTGAGCATAATGTAGCAGCACATTCATTTAAAGTGACTAAAATTGCACAATATTTAGGTACAGTAGAAGAACAGCACGGCAATACGATTGATTGGAAGAGTTTATATGAAAAGGCTTTAAATCATGACTTTGCGGAAGTATTTACAGGAGATATCAAAACCCCGGTTAAATATGCGAGCAGTGATTTAAAAAAGTTGTTTTCTCAAGTGGAAGAGGAAATGGTAGATAATTTTATCAGAGAAGAATTCCCAGAGGAATATCAAGATGTGTATAGAGAGCGTCTGCAAGAAGGCAAAGATGATTCATTAGAAGGTCAGATTTTAGCTGTCGCAGATAAAATAGATTTGCTTTATGAAACATTCGGAGAAATTCAAAAGCGTAATCCGGATTCGTTATTCTTCGAAATTTATGAAATGTCATTAGAAACAATTATGCAGTTTGATCATTTGGTCTCCGTACAAGACTTTATCGATAATGTGATACCAGAAATGCTGACAGAAAACTTTATTCCGCGTTCAGAATTGCGTGAGTTGACGATGTCAATTTTAAATAAAAGAGATGGGTGA
- the secA gene encoding preprotein translocase subunit SecA, protein MGFLSKIVDGNKREIKRLGKQADKVLALEEEMSILTDEEMRNKTREFQERVQAEEDVRKQDKILDEILPEAFALVREGAKRVFNMTPYRVQVMGGIAIHNGDIAEMRTGEGKTLTATMPTYLNALAGRGVHVITVNEYLSSVQSEEMAELYNFLGLSVGLNLNSLSTAEKRQAYKEDITYSTNNELGFDYLRDNMVNYAEERVMRPLHFAIIDEVDSILIDEARTPLIISGEAEKSTSLYTQANVFAKMLKAEDDYNYDEKTKSVQLTDQGADKAERMFKLDNLYDLNNVDIITHINTALRANYTLQRDVDYMVTDGEVLIVDQFTGRTMPGRRFSEGLHQAIEAKEGVQIQNESKTMASITFQNFFRMYNKLSGMTGTAKTEEEEFRNIYNMTVTQIPTNRPVQRLDKPDLIYISQKGKFNAVVEDVVEKHKKGQPILLGTVAVETSEYISKLLKKRGVRHDVLNAKNHEREAEIVSTAGQKGAVTIATNMAGRGTDIKLGEGVEELGGLAVIGTERHESRRIDDQLRGRSGRQGDKGESRFYLSLQDELMVRFGSERLQNMMGRLGMDDSTPIESKMVSRAVESAQKRVEGNNFDARKRILEYDEVLRKQREIIYGERNNIIDNESSSELVKTMMRSTLDRAIGNYVNEDIDEIDYEPFINYVEDVFLHEGELNESEIKGKDREDIFDTVWAKVEQAYENQKANIPEQFNEFERMILLRSIDSRWTDHIDTMDQLRQGIHLRSYGQQNPLRDYQNEGHQLFDNMMMMIEEDVSKYILKSVITVEDDVERDKAKEYQGQHVSAEDGKEKAKPKPIVKGDQVGRNDPCPCGSGKKYKNCCGK, encoded by the coding sequence ATGGGTTTTTTATCAAAAATTGTTGACGGCAATAAAAGAGAAATCAAACGCCTAGGTAAGCAAGCTGACAAAGTACTCGCTTTAGAAGAAGAAATGTCAATTCTTACTGACGAAGAAATGAGAAACAAAACAAGAGAATTCCAAGAGAGAGTTCAAGCTGAAGAAGATGTAAGAAAGCAAGATAAAATATTAGATGAAATCCTTCCTGAAGCCTTTGCTTTAGTAAGAGAAGGGGCTAAACGTGTATTCAATATGACACCTTACCGTGTTCAAGTCATGGGCGGTATTGCGATTCATAATGGCGATATTGCGGAAATGAGAACCGGTGAAGGTAAAACATTAACAGCTACGATGCCGACGTATTTAAACGCATTAGCTGGCCGCGGCGTACACGTTATTACAGTCAACGAATATCTATCAAGTGTACAAAGTGAAGAAATGGCTGAGTTGTATAACTTCTTAGGTTTATCAGTCGGATTAAACTTAAACAGTTTGTCTACTGCTGAAAAACGCCAAGCTTATAAGGAAGATATTACGTACAGTACGAATAATGAATTAGGGTTCGACTATCTGCGCGACAACATGGTGAATTATGCGGAAGAACGTGTTATGCGTCCGCTGCACTTTGCGATCATTGATGAGGTCGACTCTATCTTGATCGACGAAGCGCGTACACCGTTAATCATCTCAGGCGAAGCTGAAAAATCAACATCGCTTTATACGCAAGCCAACGTATTTGCGAAGATGTTGAAAGCTGAAGATGATTACAACTATGATGAGAAAACAAAATCTGTACAATTAACAGATCAAGGTGCAGATAAAGCTGAGCGTATGTTTAAATTGGATAACTTATATGATTTAAACAACGTAGATATCATTACGCATATCAACACAGCTTTACGTGCCAACTACACATTGCAGCGCGATGTCGACTACATGGTAACAGACGGCGAAGTCTTAATCGTTGACCAATTTACAGGTCGTACAATGCCGGGCCGTCGTTTCTCTGAAGGTTTGCACCAAGCGATTGAAGCTAAAGAGGGCGTGCAAATCCAAAACGAATCTAAAACAATGGCATCGATTACGTTCCAAAACTTCTTCCGTATGTACAACAAGTTATCAGGTATGACAGGTACAGCGAAAACAGAGGAAGAAGAGTTCCGTAACATTTATAATATGACGGTGACGCAAATACCGACAAACCGTCCAGTTCAGCGTTTAGATAAACCTGACTTGATTTACATCAGTCAAAAAGGCAAATTCAACGCAGTAGTTGAAGATGTAGTGGAAAAACACAAAAAAGGCCAACCGATTCTATTAGGTACAGTTGCGGTTGAAACCAGTGAATATATTTCTAAACTATTGAAAAAACGCGGTGTACGCCATGATGTACTTAACGCGAAAAACCACGAACGCGAAGCAGAAATCGTATCGACTGCAGGTCAAAAAGGCGCAGTAACGATTGCGACAAACATGGCCGGACGCGGTACCGATATTAAATTAGGCGAAGGCGTAGAAGAATTAGGCGGCTTAGCAGTTATTGGTACAGAACGCCATGAATCACGCCGTATCGATGACCAATTACGTGGTCGTTCCGGACGTCAAGGCGACAAAGGCGAAAGTCGTTTCTACTTATCATTGCAAGACGAATTAATGGTACGTTTCGGTTCTGAACGATTACAAAACATGATGGGCCGTTTAGGTATGGATGATTCAACACCGATTGAATCTAAAATGGTGTCGCGTGCGGTTGAATCTGCGCAAAAACGTGTTGAAGGTAACAACTTCGATGCACGTAAACGTATTCTTGAATATGACGAAGTACTGCGTAAACAACGTGAAATCATTTACGGTGAAAGAAATAACATTATTGATAACGAATCAAGTTCAGAACTTGTGAAAACAATGATGCGTTCTACATTAGACCGTGCTATCGGCAACTATGTGAATGAAGATATCGATGAAATAGATTATGAACCGTTCATCAACTATGTTGAAGATGTCTTCTTGCATGAAGGCGAATTGAATGAGTCGGAAATCAAAGGCAAAGACCGTGAAGATATCTTTGATACAGTATGGGCTAAAGTTGAACAAGCGTATGAAAATCAAAAAGCGAATATTCCTGAGCAATTCAATGAGTTCGAACGTATGATTTTATTACGTTCTATCGATAGCCGCTGGACAGACCATATCGATACAATGGATCAATTGCGTCAAGGTATTCACTTGCGTTCATATGGTCAGCAAAACCCATTGCGTGATTATCAAAACGAAGGACATCAGCTTTTCGATAACATGATGATGATGATTGAAGAAGATGTCAGCAAATATATCCTTAAGTCTGTAATCACAGTAGAAGATGATGTGGAACGTGATAAAGCAAAGGAGTATCAGGGGCAGCACGTCTCAGCTGAGGACGGCAAAGAAAAAGCTAAACCGAAGCCGATTGTAAAAGGCGACCAAGTAGGCCGAAATGATCCCTGCCCATGCGGAAGCGGCAAAAAATACAAAAACTGCTGCGGTAAATAA